One genomic segment of Sminthopsis crassicaudata isolate SCR6 chromosome 2, ASM4859323v1, whole genome shotgun sequence includes these proteins:
- the RELL2 gene encoding RELT-like protein 2, whose amino-acid sequence MLGDSEGEATVQLSSLDGAPSLQDGTPSHHHTVHLGSAAPCIHCSRNKRPPLIRQGRSKEGKGRTRPGETTVFSVGRFRVTHIEKRFGLHEHRDGSPTDRSWGSSGEQDPGGGQSSGKGQIGTGPPAIERLPASGPEVGVLSSPPVQNGGLRERSLTPSLIEAPSGAMENLETTDRGDTRPVLTRRETNGQPAKLDASDLQVSPPGGSGGV is encoded by the exons ATGCTTGGTGATAGTGAAGGTGAAGCAACAGTACAGCTATCCAG CCTTGACGGTGCTCCTAGCCTGCAGGATGGGACTCCATCTCACCACCATACAGTTCATCTGGGCTCGGCTGCCCCTTGTATCCACTGCAGCCGAAACAAGAGGCCACCTCTCATCCGACAGGGCCGATCCAAAGAAGGCAAAGGCCGTACTAGGCCAGGGGAGACCACAGTGTTCTCTGTGGGCAG ATTCCGGGTAACACATATTGAGAAGAGGTTTGGGCTGCATGAACATCGGGATGGCTCACCCACAGATAGAAGCTGGGGTTCCAGCGGTGAGCAGGACCCAGGGGGTGGCCAGAGTTCGGGGAAAGGGCAGATTGGGACTGGACCTCCTGCCATAGAGAGACTTCCAGCATCAGGGCCAGAGGTTGGCGTCCTATCTAGTCCTCCTGTACAGAATGGGGGCCTCAGAGAAAGGAGCCTCACCCCCTCTCTGATTGAGGCACCCTCTGGAGCCATGGAAAACTTGGAGACGACAGACAGAGGGGACACAAGGCCAGTGTTGACCAGAAGGGAAACTAATGGACAACCAGCCAAACTGGATGCCTCAGATCTCCAG GTGTCACCACCAGGAGGCTCAGGAGGAGTGTGA
- the HDAC3 gene encoding histone deacetylase 3 isoform X2, whose product MAKTVAYFYDPDVGNFHYGAGHPMKPHRLALTHSLVLHYGLYKKMIVFKPYQASQHDMCRFHSEDYIDFLQRVSPTNMQGFTKSLNAFNVGDDCPVFPGLFEFCSRYTGASLQGATQLNNKICDIAINWAGGLHHAKKFEASGFCYVNDIVIGILELLKYHPRVLYIDIDIHHGDGVQEAFYLTDRVMTVSFHKYGNYFFPGTGDMYEVGAESGRYYCLNVPLRDGIDDQSYKHLFQPVINQVVDFYQPTCIVLQCGADSLGCDRLGCFNLSIRGHGECVEYVKSFNIPLLVLGGGGYTVRNVARCWTYETSLLVEEAISEELPYSEYFEYFAPDFTLHPDVSTRIENQNSRQYLDQIRQTIFENLKMLNHAPSVQIHDVPSDLLTYDRTDEADAEERGPEENYTRPEASNEFYDGDHDNDKESDVEI is encoded by the exons ATGGCCAAGACGGTGGCCTATTTCTATGACCCGGATGTGGGGAACTTCCACTACG GGGCCGGTCATCCTATGAAACCCCATCGCCTGGCGCTCACCCACAGCCTAGTGCTGCACTATGGACTCTACAAGAAGATGATA GTCTTCAAGCCATACCAAGCCTCCCAGCATGATATGTGCCGCTTCCACTCAGAGGATTATATTGATTTCTTGCAGCGGGTCAGCCCCACCAACATGCAGGGCTTTACTAAGAGTCTCAATGCCTTCAATGTAGGGGACGACTG TCCTGTGTTCCCAGGCCTCTTTGAATTCTGTTCCCGTTACACAGGTGCTTCCCTGCAGGGAGctacacaactgaataacaag ATCTGTGATATTGCCATCAACTGGGCTGGAGGGCTGCACCATGCTAAGAAGTTTGAG GCCTCAGGTTTCTGCTATGTCAATGACATTGTGATCGGCATCCTGGAGCTTCTGAA GTATCACCCCCGTGTATTGTACATTGATATTGACATACACCATGGGGATGGTGTACAGGAAGCCTTTTATCTCACTGATCGAGTCATGACTGTCTCTTTCCATAAATATGGCAATTACTTCTTCCCTGGCACAG GTGATATGTATGAAGTTGGAGCAGAAAGTGGACGCTACTACTGTCTCAATGTGCCCCTGCGGGATGGCATCGATGATCAGA GTTACAAGCACCTCTTCCAGCCTGTCATCAACCAAGTGGTGGATTTTTACCAACCAACTTGCATTGTACTACAG TGTGGAGCTGATTCCCTCGGTTGTGATCGACTGGGCTGCTTCAATCTTAGCATCCGGGGTCATGG GGAATGTGTCGAATATGTCAAGAGCTTCAACATCCCATTGTTGGTACTGGGTGGTGGTGGCTATACTGTTCGAAATGTTGCCCGATGTTG GACATATGAAACATCACTGTTGGTAGAAGAAGCTATCAGTGAAGAGCTACCATATAGTG AATATTTTGAGTACTTTGCCCCAGACTTCACACTGCATCCGGATGTCAGCACACGCATTGAAAACCAGAATTCACGCCAG TACCTTGACCAAATCCGGCAGACGATCTTTGAGAATCTGAAGATGTTGAATCATGCTCCCAGTGTCCAGATTCATGATGTACCATCTGATCTGCTGACCTATGACCGAACTGATGAAGCTGATGCTGAAGAAAGGGGCCCTGAAGAAAACTATACAAG gCCAGAGGCTTCCAATGAGTTCTATGATGGAGACCATGACAATGATAAGGAAAGTGATGTAGAGATTTGA
- the HDAC3 gene encoding histone deacetylase 3 isoform X1, translating to MAKTVAYFYDPDVGNFHYGAGHPMKPHRLALTHSLVLHYGLYKKMIVFKPYQASQHDMCRFHSEDYIDFLQRVSPTNMQGFTKSLNAFNVGDDCPVFPGLFEFCSRYTGASLQGATQLNNKICDIAINWAGGLHHAKKFEASGFCYVNDIVIGILELLKYHPRVLYIDIDIHHGDGVQEAFYLTDRVMTVSFHKYGNYFFPGTGDMYEVGAESGRYYCLNVPLRDGIDDQSKGLLICLISCLPLTTPGYKHLFQPVINQVVDFYQPTCIVLQCGADSLGCDRLGCFNLSIRGHGECVEYVKSFNIPLLVLGGGGYTVRNVARCWTYETSLLVEEAISEELPYSEYFEYFAPDFTLHPDVSTRIENQNSRQYLDQIRQTIFENLKMLNHAPSVQIHDVPSDLLTYDRTDEADAEERGPEENYTRPEASNEFYDGDHDNDKESDVEI from the exons ATGGCCAAGACGGTGGCCTATTTCTATGACCCGGATGTGGGGAACTTCCACTACG GGGCCGGTCATCCTATGAAACCCCATCGCCTGGCGCTCACCCACAGCCTAGTGCTGCACTATGGACTCTACAAGAAGATGATA GTCTTCAAGCCATACCAAGCCTCCCAGCATGATATGTGCCGCTTCCACTCAGAGGATTATATTGATTTCTTGCAGCGGGTCAGCCCCACCAACATGCAGGGCTTTACTAAGAGTCTCAATGCCTTCAATGTAGGGGACGACTG TCCTGTGTTCCCAGGCCTCTTTGAATTCTGTTCCCGTTACACAGGTGCTTCCCTGCAGGGAGctacacaactgaataacaag ATCTGTGATATTGCCATCAACTGGGCTGGAGGGCTGCACCATGCTAAGAAGTTTGAG GCCTCAGGTTTCTGCTATGTCAATGACATTGTGATCGGCATCCTGGAGCTTCTGAA GTATCACCCCCGTGTATTGTACATTGATATTGACATACACCATGGGGATGGTGTACAGGAAGCCTTTTATCTCACTGATCGAGTCATGACTGTCTCTTTCCATAAATATGGCAATTACTTCTTCCCTGGCACAG GTGATATGTATGAAGTTGGAGCAGAAAGTGGACGCTACTACTGTCTCAATGTGCCCCTGCGGGATGGCATCGATGATCAGAGTAAAGGACTACTTATTTGCCTAATCtc TTGTCTACCTCTTACCACTCCAGGTTACAAGCACCTCTTCCAGCCTGTCATCAACCAAGTGGTGGATTTTTACCAACCAACTTGCATTGTACTACAG TGTGGAGCTGATTCCCTCGGTTGTGATCGACTGGGCTGCTTCAATCTTAGCATCCGGGGTCATGG GGAATGTGTCGAATATGTCAAGAGCTTCAACATCCCATTGTTGGTACTGGGTGGTGGTGGCTATACTGTTCGAAATGTTGCCCGATGTTG GACATATGAAACATCACTGTTGGTAGAAGAAGCTATCAGTGAAGAGCTACCATATAGTG AATATTTTGAGTACTTTGCCCCAGACTTCACACTGCATCCGGATGTCAGCACACGCATTGAAAACCAGAATTCACGCCAG TACCTTGACCAAATCCGGCAGACGATCTTTGAGAATCTGAAGATGTTGAATCATGCTCCCAGTGTCCAGATTCATGATGTACCATCTGATCTGCTGACCTATGACCGAACTGATGAAGCTGATGCTGAAGAAAGGGGCCCTGAAGAAAACTATACAAG gCCAGAGGCTTCCAATGAGTTCTATGATGGAGACCATGACAATGATAAGGAAAGTGATGTAGAGATTTGA
- the HDAC3 gene encoding histone deacetylase 3 isoform X3 has protein sequence MLRSLRYHPRVLYIDIDIHHGDGVQEAFYLTDRVMTVSFHKYGNYFFPGTGDMYEVGAESGRYYCLNVPLRDGIDDQSYKHLFQPVINQVVDFYQPTCIVLQCGADSLGCDRLGCFNLSIRGHGECVEYVKSFNIPLLVLGGGGYTVRNVARCWTYETSLLVEEAISEELPYSEYFEYFAPDFTLHPDVSTRIENQNSRQYLDQIRQTIFENLKMLNHAPSVQIHDVPSDLLTYDRTDEADAEERGPEENYTRPEASNEFYDGDHDNDKESDVEI, from the exons ATGCTAAGAAGTTTGAG GTATCACCCCCGTGTATTGTACATTGATATTGACATACACCATGGGGATGGTGTACAGGAAGCCTTTTATCTCACTGATCGAGTCATGACTGTCTCTTTCCATAAATATGGCAATTACTTCTTCCCTGGCACAG GTGATATGTATGAAGTTGGAGCAGAAAGTGGACGCTACTACTGTCTCAATGTGCCCCTGCGGGATGGCATCGATGATCAGA GTTACAAGCACCTCTTCCAGCCTGTCATCAACCAAGTGGTGGATTTTTACCAACCAACTTGCATTGTACTACAG TGTGGAGCTGATTCCCTCGGTTGTGATCGACTGGGCTGCTTCAATCTTAGCATCCGGGGTCATGG GGAATGTGTCGAATATGTCAAGAGCTTCAACATCCCATTGTTGGTACTGGGTGGTGGTGGCTATACTGTTCGAAATGTTGCCCGATGTTG GACATATGAAACATCACTGTTGGTAGAAGAAGCTATCAGTGAAGAGCTACCATATAGTG AATATTTTGAGTACTTTGCCCCAGACTTCACACTGCATCCGGATGTCAGCACACGCATTGAAAACCAGAATTCACGCCAG TACCTTGACCAAATCCGGCAGACGATCTTTGAGAATCTGAAGATGTTGAATCATGCTCCCAGTGTCCAGATTCATGATGTACCATCTGATCTGCTGACCTATGACCGAACTGATGAAGCTGATGCTGAAGAAAGGGGCCCTGAAGAAAACTATACAAG gCCAGAGGCTTCCAATGAGTTCTATGATGGAGACCATGACAATGATAAGGAAAGTGATGTAGAGATTTGA